One Cinclus cinclus chromosome 24, bCinCin1.1, whole genome shotgun sequence genomic window carries:
- the LOC134053209 gene encoding olfactory receptor 10C1-like, translating into MILGNLSGLSEFRLLGFSGTSPLHPLLFLVSLSLYILTLMANTVIALITNSDNRLHTPMYFFLTQLSCWDICYLSVIIPSILENLMVGTVSISKTRCAMQMFSFLFFGVAECFLLAAMSLDGYFAVCCPLHYTIIMSSRVCRSLVVGAYICGTAVGLVHTLITFSSPLCGCAIDHFFCEIQPLLDVLCGNTLPSEIQVIVVAVFAILSPFSLVIYSCIPIVSTILHMASAESQEKAFSTCSSQLLVVTVFYGTAGSMYLRPKYSYCASVDKFLSLSYSLVTPLLNPIICSLRNKEVKGALKEKMEQT; encoded by the coding sequence atgatccttgggaacctcagtggattgagtgaattcagactcctgggtttttctggaacctCTCCTTTACACCCTTTGCTCTTTCTAGTTTCATTATCTCTTTATATTCTCACCTTGATGGCGAACACAGTGATAGCTTTGATAACAAACAGTGATAATCGCCTTCACACCccgatgtatttcttcctcactcagctgtcctgttgggatatctgctatttgtctgtcattatcccaagtattctcgagaacctgatggtgggaacagtgagtatttccaagacaagatgtgcaatgcagatgttttccttccttttctttggagttgctgagtgttttctcttggccgccatgtcccttgatggttattttgcagtttgctgccCCTTGCATTACACAATTatcatgagcagcagggtctgcagaagcctggttgttggagcttacatctgtggaactgctgtgggcttagttcacaccctcatcaccttcagctcacccttgtgtggttgtgccattgaccacttcttctgtgagattcagcctctcctggacgtgctctgtggcaacactctcccaagtgaaatccaggtcattgtggtggctgtctttgctattctgagtcctttctcactggtcatttattcctgtattcctatcgtttccacaattcttcacatggcatcagctgagagccaggagaaggcgttttccacttgctcctcacagctcctggttgtgactgttttttatggcactgcaggctccatgtacctgcggccaaaatacagctactgtgcatctgtggataaattcctctccctttcttattctctggtgactcctttattgaatcccatcatttgcagtttgaggaataaggaggtgaaaggagccctgaaggaaaaaatggagcaaacctaa